GCCATTTTACCTATCTGATAAATCGGGTTTTCGATTCGTTTCGAAACCCTCATCAAACTACATGACTGAAACAAACAACACCTTAAAAGGCATTCTCGTCGGCTGCGGTTTCATGGGCGGCATGCATGCCCAAATCTACACTCAATTAAAGGGTGTCGAGCTCGTAGCGGCCGTGGACCATCGTCCAGAACCGAGTGCAGAAAAACTAAAGTCTTTTGGCATCTCCATTCCCGTTTTTGCATCTCTGAATGAAGCCGAAGCAGAAGCTGATTTCGTGGACATTTGCATGCCTACTCAACATCACCTGGGCAATGCGCTACAAACGATTGAAGCCGGCAAAGCCTTATTCTGCGAAAAACCACTGGCCCTCATTCTGGAGGAAGCCGATCAGATAGTAGCCGCCGCCAATGCTTCAGGCACGTTCGCTCAAGTCGGTCATTGTATCCGGTTCTGGCCCGAGTACCAGGCATTGATGGATTACCATCGATCGGGGCAAGGAGGAAAACTGTTGAGCTTAAATCTGGTTCGACGATCCGCTCGCCCCGCCTACGGAGCCAGCAATTGGCTGAACAACGCTGACCTTTCTGGAGGCGCAGCATTGGACCTTCACATTCACGACAGCGATTTTGCCCTCGCTCTACTAGGAGAACCCAAGTCCTTCACTAGTCGAATAAAAGAGGACTTTAGTGGACCTGCCCACATTTTCACATTAATGGACTACGGAGATCTCACCGTCACAACCGAAGGTGGGTGGAACTACCCTGAGAAGTGGGGTTTCCAAATGTCCTTTCAAGCTATCTACGAAAAGGCCGTTCTGGATTACGATTCCAAAAACGATAAAGGACTCATGATTTGTGAACATGACCAGGAACCCCGATCAATGGAGATCGCAAAGCCGGACTCTGGAGAATCGACAGCAGACGAAGGGAATGTTTCTGATCTCGGAGGATACTACAATGAACTCCTCTACTTCACAAATTGTTTAAAGGAGGGGAAAGCTCCAGCCATTGCCACGCTGGAAGATGCCCGATCTTCACTAGCCCTTACACTCAATGAAATTGAATCTGCCTCAGCCGTTCCCAGCTTGTGAAAAAATCAATCAGCATCTGGTCCTTCTATGGTGATTGGGACCTTACACAAAAATTCCAAATCGCAAAGGATGCGGGATTCGAAGGCTTCGAAATCGATCTCAGTCGTGACGGACCTATTACCCTCGATTCCACAGATGAAGACCTCGATGCAATCGCTGAACAAGCCAGCGATGAAGGCATCACACTGAGTGGTGTAGCTACCGGCATGTATTGGGAATTCAACCCGGCAAGCGCCAAAGACAAAATACGAGCGAAGGCAAGACAAGTATTAGAAAAACAAATACGAGTCGCCTCACGTCTTCACATTGATACTATTCTTGTGGTTCCAGGAGCCGTAGGAGCTGATTTCATTCCTGACTGCGAAGAGATCCCTTACGATCTGGCCCTCAAACGAGCCACCAATTTCATCAGATCTGCTGTTCCTCTCGCCGAGGAATTGGGAGTCAATATCGGGATCGAAAATGTCTGGAACAAGTTCTTGCTCAGCCCGCTTGAAATGAAGTTTTTCATCGATCAATTCGATACGCCTCATGTGGGAAGTTATTTCGACGTAGGCAACGTCCTTGCATCTGGCTACCCCGAACATTGGATAACGATCCTGGGCGAACGCATTAAGCGCGCTCACTTCAAAGATTTCCGAAAAGCCGTGGGCACGGTGGATGGCTTTTGTGATCTGCTTTCAGGAGATGTCAATTGGCCGGCCGTTACGAAGTCACTTAAAGAAGTGGGTTACGATGGCTGGGTGGCCGCCGAAATGATTCCACCTGTTCCCTTTTACAAATACGCACCCGAAACACTCATCGAAAACACCTCGCGCGCCATGGATAAGATATTTGCCATGTAAGCGGAAATGGTGAGTATACCAGCACATCTTCAATGCCCCCAGTTCGGCTCTCCATTCTTCACTCTATAAGCTCGTAAGCAACCCACTTAAATAATGCATCTCGAAACCCTGGATTGGATCTTCATCATCGGCTACTTTCTCGCCGTCATTGCCGTTGGTTTATTAGTAGCCAAAGTTGCTGGAAAAGACAGCGGACAGTTTTTCCTGGGGGGTCGGCAAATGCCCTGGTGGCTGCTTGGTTTCTCCATGGTCGCAACGACCTTCTCTAGCGACACACCCAATCTGGTAACAGACATTGTCCGTCAAAACGGTGTAGCAGGAAACTGGGTGTGGTGGGCCTTCCTAATCACCGGTATGGTCACGGTTTTCCTTTTCGCTAAACTGTGGCGCCGTTCCGAAGTGTTAACTGATATCGAATTTTATGAGCTCCGTTACAGTGGAAAGAGCGCGGCGTTCTTACGTGGGTTTCGAGCTATCTATCTCGGTGTATTTTTCAATGTCATGATCATGGCATCCGTTTCACTCGCAGCCATCAAGATTGGAGGAGTGATGCTGGGACTGAGTCCTTTTCAATCAATACTCTGGGCAGGGTTGGCCACCGTCATCTTTTCATCCGTGGGTGGATTTCGTGGCGTTGTCTTCACCGACTGCCTGTTGTTTGTCATCGCGATGATCGGTTCGGTTGCGGCTGCTTATTTTGCTATCGGACATACAGACATTGGTTCGCTCTCAGCCTTGCTAGAACATCCAAATGTTGCGGACAAGCTCAGCTTCCTACCTCCAACCGGTGGTGAAGGAGCAGCCTCAGAGCAAAACCTCAATCTCTGGATGACCTTAATCATCATTCCGCTGGTCGTGCAGTGGTGGAGTGTTTGGTACCCGGGCGCTGAACCTGGTGGAGGTGGATACGTCGCCCAACGTATGCTCGCGGCTAAGGATGAGAAACATGCTACCGGAGCGGTTCTATTTTTCAATTTCGCTCATTACGGACTAAGACCCTGGCCCTGGATTCTTGTCGCTCTAGCTTCTTTAGTTGTTTTCC
This genomic stretch from Opitutia bacterium ISCC 52 harbors:
- a CDS encoding Gfo/Idh/MocA family oxidoreductase, with product MTETNNTLKGILVGCGFMGGMHAQIYTQLKGVELVAAVDHRPEPSAEKLKSFGISIPVFASLNEAEAEADFVDICMPTQHHLGNALQTIEAGKALFCEKPLALILEEADQIVAAANASGTFAQVGHCIRFWPEYQALMDYHRSGQGGKLLSLNLVRRSARPAYGASNWLNNADLSGGAALDLHIHDSDFALALLGEPKSFTSRIKEDFSGPAHIFTLMDYGDLTVTTEGGWNYPEKWGFQMSFQAIYEKAVLDYDSKNDKGLMICEHDQEPRSMEIAKPDSGESTADEGNVSDLGGYYNELLYFTNCLKEGKAPAIATLEDARSSLALTLNEIESASAVPSL
- a CDS encoding Na+:solute symporter — encoded protein: MHLETLDWIFIIGYFLAVIAVGLLVAKVAGKDSGQFFLGGRQMPWWLLGFSMVATTFSSDTPNLVTDIVRQNGVAGNWVWWAFLITGMVTVFLFAKLWRRSEVLTDIEFYELRYSGKSAAFLRGFRAIYLGVFFNVMIMASVSLAAIKIGGVMLGLSPFQSILWAGLATVIFSSVGGFRGVVFTDCLLFVIAMIGSVAAAYFAIGHTDIGSLSALLEHPNVADKLSFLPPTGGEGAASEQNLNLWMTLIIIPLVVQWWSVWYPGAEPGGGGYVAQRMLAAKDEKHATGAVLFFNFAHYGLRPWPWILVALASLVVFPTLDDIQAAFPGLDPSTIGHDMAYPAMLTFLPNGWLGLVLASLVAAYMSTISTHLNWGSSYIANDFYKRFMKPEATEKQLVTVGRISTVIMMILAGLLALQLQNALDTFQILLQVGAGTGLIFMLRWFWWRINAFSELSAMIASFIFAVAFRTIDHGMPWWMELILSVGLTTAVWLVVTFMTPATDESVLKSFYKKVHPAGNGWNPIRKLLGEGIAPRESLAPQIGSMLMGTFAVYGFLFGIGKIIYGSTLIGIILLLVAAGLGFKIISAQTSES
- a CDS encoding sugar phosphate isomerase/epimerase, giving the protein MKKSISIWSFYGDWDLTQKFQIAKDAGFEGFEIDLSRDGPITLDSTDEDLDAIAEQASDEGITLSGVATGMYWEFNPASAKDKIRAKARQVLEKQIRVASRLHIDTILVVPGAVGADFIPDCEEIPYDLALKRATNFIRSAVPLAEELGVNIGIENVWNKFLLSPLEMKFFIDQFDTPHVGSYFDVGNVLASGYPEHWITILGERIKRAHFKDFRKAVGTVDGFCDLLSGDVNWPAVTKSLKEVGYDGWVAAEMIPPVPFYKYAPETLIENTSRAMDKIFAM